Within Sorangiineae bacterium MSr11367, the genomic segment AGCTCGCGGACGCACTGGCCGGCAGCGGCGCATCGCGCGAGGCAATCGAAGAAGCGCTCTCCTTGCGGTGGAAGAATCTCTCCCCCGAAGCGAGCGAGCTCGCGCGCCTCCGAGATTCGGCCGAGCTCGAGATCTGGACGGGTGACTTCGAGGCAGCGCTTCGCATCACCGAACAGTTGGAGCGTCGAGTGCGTGGCTCGGCACTCATCGAAGAACACCTGTCCGCGGCACTCCTATCCGTCGAAGCGCTGCGCGAGATGGGACGAGGCCGCGATGCAGCCCTCATTGCGGAACGTTTTTTCCGGCGCAACGAAGTGTGGATCCGCGGCGACGCGCTGGCCTTGATATCCGAGTACGCGAAACCGTCTCTTTTCGCCACGGCGCTCGAGCATGGCCGGCTGACCCCGGAGGCATGGAAGGGCGCGACCGACCTTTGGGAGCAGAACACTCGGGTGAAGATCGACAGCTTCAAGCGTTGGGTGCTCCGATGGGGCCCCGCGGTCGGATCTCGCATTCAGGCGACCGAAGCCATGCTTCGCGACCCTCGCCACGAGGCGGGGTCCGTCCCAATGGTGGACAATGAGCCCGTGAATATGGGTGTGCTCGAGGCCTACGAGGGGCATATGCGTTTTCTTGCGGGCGACGTCGCGGGGGCGATACCTCTTCTCGAAACCGCAGCACGGACGTGTCAGGGAATTCAGCGCGGCACACTCCACGTGCAAGCGCACCTGTGGCTCGGCGCAGCCAAAGAGAAGGCCTCGGACATCCCCGGTGCGTGCGACGCGTATCGTTTCGTCCTGCAGCGATGGGGTGCGGCGCGCCCGCGTTCCGTGACCGCCGACGAGGCAGCTCGGCGCAGCCGCGCGCTCCGGTGCCCTCTCTAAGGCGCCATCAGATACCCGGCCGCGAGTGCGTACAACTCCTCCTCCAAGCCGGCGAGGAGCTCGGGACGACCGTTCACCGATTTGTGGACGAGCGCCTCGAGCGCCGTCTCCAGCACCAAAGCCGCGCGCACCGGATCGCGCTCGGCCGGCAAGCGATGGCGGTGCGCTTGCAAGAGGCGGGCGATCGCCTGCTCGATGCAGCGGCTCGCAGCCATCGCTTCCGCGACGCGGCCGACGCGGGGCACCTGCTCGTTGAGGATGCGGTGGAGTGCGGGATCCATCGGCCGCGCGCCCATGG encodes:
- a CDS encoding TetR/AcrR family transcriptional regulator; the encoded protein is MDALAQVLTEHGYEGTTTARVAERAGVSIGSLYQYFPNKEALVAALIEQQAAKLAADFDQALAGCASLEDGLRALVRTAMGARPMDPALHRILNEQVPRVGRVAEAMAASRCIEQAIARLLQAHRHRLPAERDPVRAALVLETALEALVHKSVNGRPELLAGLEEELYALAAGYLMAP